From Planctomycetota bacterium, one genomic window encodes:
- a CDS encoding acyl-CoA dehydrogenase family protein, with product MDELTETQRLIRDTVRDLARKEFLPRAARLDETGEFPWENFRRLAELGLTGIPLPEEYGGAGADTLSFVLALEEIAKVCGSTCLTLAAHTSLGTMPIFLFGSEELRRRYVPPNARGETIGSYGLTEPGAGSDSGGTQTTAVPVPGGWKINGSKIFMTNASVAGVMTITAVTDREAEKHARISAFVLEPSWKGVTVARKEDKLGCRASDTCYVTFEDVFVPETHLLGERGHGWKYFMQILDAGRIGIGAMALGLAEGAYERALEYARERRTFGKPIGAHQAVAFMLADMKVEIEAARHLIYHAARLKDAGRPFRLEASIAKLFASEMAMRVTRNAIQVLGGYGYMAEYGVERQYRDAKLCEIGEGTSEIQRIVISREILGRL from the coding sequence ATGGACGAGCTGACCGAAACGCAGCGCCTGATCCGGGACACGGTGCGGGACCTGGCCCGCAAGGAATTCCTCCCCCGCGCGGCGCGCCTGGACGAGACGGGCGAATTCCCCTGGGAGAATTTCCGGCGCCTGGCGGAGCTGGGGCTCACGGGCATCCCCCTTCCGGAGGAGTACGGCGGGGCGGGGGCGGACACGCTCTCCTTTGTCCTCGCGCTCGAGGAGATCGCCAAGGTCTGCGGCTCCACGTGCCTGACGCTCGCGGCGCACACGTCGCTCGGCACGATGCCGATCTTTCTTTTCGGGAGCGAAGAGCTCCGGCGCCGCTACGTCCCCCCGAACGCCCGCGGCGAGACGATCGGCTCGTACGGCCTCACCGAACCCGGGGCCGGCTCCGACAGCGGCGGAACGCAGACCACGGCGGTGCCCGTCCCGGGCGGCTGGAAGATCAACGGCTCGAAGATCTTCATGACCAACGCGAGCGTCGCGGGAGTCATGACGATCACCGCCGTCACGGACCGGGAGGCCGAGAAGCACGCCCGCATCAGCGCCTTCGTTCTGGAGCCCTCCTGGAAGGGCGTCACCGTCGCCCGCAAGGAGGACAAGCTCGGCTGCCGGGCCAGCGACACCTGTTACGTGACCTTCGAGGACGTCTTCGTCCCGGAAACGCACCTGCTCGGCGAGCGAGGCCACGGGTGGAAGTACTTCATGCAGATTCTGGACGCGGGGCGGATCGGGATCGGCGCGATGGCGCTCGGCCTGGCGGAGGGCGCCTACGAACGCGCCCTCGAATACGCCCGCGAGCGGCGCACGTTCGGAAAGCCGATCGGCGCCCACCAGGCCGTGGCGTTCATGCTCGCGGACATGAAAGTCGAAATCGAAGCGGCCCGGCACCTCATCTATCACGCCGCCCGGCTCAAGGATGCGGGCCGTCCGTTCCGTCTGGAAGCCTCCATCGCCAAGCTCTTCGCCAGCGAGATGGCCATGCGCGTTACGCGCAACGCCATCCAGGTCCTCGGGGGCTACGGATACATGGCCGAGTACGGCGTGGAACGGCAGTATCGAGACGCGAAGCTCTGCGAAATCGGCGAGGGCACGTCGGAGATCCAGAGGATCGTGATTTCCCGGGAGATCCTGGGACGCCTCTAG